The region TCCGCTTCGCCGTGCAACAGTTTGTCGACGCGGCGTCGCCCAGCAACTTCCTGGCCCTGAACCCGGAAGCGCAAAAGCTGGCCCTGCAAACCCAGGGCGAGAGCATCGCCAAGGGCATGCAGCAGCTGTGGGCCGATGTGCAGCGCGGCCATGTGTCGCAGACCGATGAGAGCGCTTTCGAGGTCGGCCGCAATGTGGCCAGCACGCCCGGCGACATCGTGTTCGAGAACGATTTCTTTCAGCTGATCGAATACAAGCCGCTGACGCCCACCGTCTTCGAGCGCCCCTTCTTGCTGGTGCCGCCTTGCATCAACAAGTTCTACATCCTCGATCTGCAGCCCGAAAACTCGCTGATCCGCTATGCGGTGTCGCAGGGCCACCGCGTGTTTGTGGTCAGTTGGCGCAACCCGGATGCGTCTTGCGCAGCCTGGACCTGGGACGACTACATCGAGCACGCCGCCATCAAGGCCATCGAAGTAACGCGTGAGATCAGCGGCGCTGATCAGATCGACAGTCTGGGCTTTTGCGTCGGCGGCACCATCTTGGCTACCGCCTTGGCCGTGCTGGCCGCGCGCGGCCAGCAGCCAGCCAGCAGCGTGACCTTGCTGACCTCGCTGATCGACTTTTCCGCTAACGGCATCCTCGACATCTTTGTCGACGAGGGCTTGGTGCAGATGCGCGAAAAAAGCATTGGCCCGAACGCCCCCAAGGGCCCGGGCCTGCTCAAGGGCCAGGAACTGGCCACCACTTTCAGCTTCCTGCGCCCCAACGATCTGGTCTGGAACTATGTGGTGGGCAACTACCTCAAGGGCGAAGCGCCGCCGGCCTTTGACCTGCTGTACTGGAACGGTGACGCCACCAATATGGCCGGGCCGATGTACTGCTGGTATCTGCGCCACACCTATCTGCAAAATGAGCTGAAAGTGCCGGGCGCCCTGACCGTGTGCGGCGAGAAGATCGACCTCGGCCTGATTGAAGCGCCGGTTTATCTTTACGGTTCGCGCGAAGACCATATCGTGCCCTGGGACGCGGCCTATCGCAGCACCCAGGTGTTCAAGGGCGATAAGCGCTTTGTGCTGGGGGCTTCCGGCCACATCGCCGGGGTCATCAACCCGCCGGCCAAGAACAAGCGCAATTACTGGGTCGGCAAATCGGCGGCCCTGCCGGGCACGGCCGAGCAATGGTTTGCCACTGCGGTCGAGAAGCCGGGCAGTTGGTGGACCGATTGGTCCGCATGGCTGGCCACCCATGCCGGCAAGCAGATCCCTGCGCCCAAGGCGGCGGGTAATCGCAAGTACAAGTCCATCGAGGCGGCGCCTGGCCGCTATGTCAAGCAAAAAGCCTAACTTGAAATTAAAACGGAGCAAGTAGACATGACGACAGATATCGTGATTGTGGCCGCAGCCCGCACTGCCATCGGCAAGTTCGGCGGCACCTTGGCCAAGACTTCGGCGGTGGAATTGGGTGCGACGGTGGTGAAGGACTTGCTGCGTCGCTCCGGCCTGGATGGCGCGCAAATCAATGAGGTGATCCTCGGCCAAGTGCTGACCGCCGGCGCCGGCCAGAACCCGGCACGCCAGACCGTCATCAAGGCCGGCCTGCCGCAATCGGTGCCCGGCTTCACCATCAACAAGGTCTGCGGCTCCGGCCTCAAGGCGGTGATGCTGGCGGCGCAAGCCATTCGTGATGGCGACAGCGAGATCGTCATCGCCGGCGGCCAGGAAAGCATGAGCTTGTCGCCCCACGTTTTGCCCGGCTCGCGCGACGGCCAGCGCATGGGGGACTGGAAGCTGGTCGACACCATGATCACCGACGGCCTGTGGGACGTCTACAACCAGTACCACATGGGCATCACGGCTGAGAACGTGGCCAAGCAGTACAGCATCAGCCGCGACGCGCAGGATGCGCTGGCGCTGGGCTCGCAGCAAAAGGCCGCCGCGGCTCAGGACGCCGGCCGCTTCAAGGACGAAATCGCGGCTGTCAGCATCGCCCAGAAAAAGGGCGATCCGATCATTTTTGACACCGACGAATTCATCAACCGCAAGACCAATGCCGAGGTGCTGGCTGGCCTGCGCCCCGCTTTCGACAAAGCCGGCAGTGTCACCGCCGGCAATGCCTCCGGCCTCAACGATGGCGCCGCCGGCCTGCTGATCATGACGGCGGCCAAGGCGGCACAACTTGGCTTGACGCCGCTGGCGCGCATCGCGTCTTATGCCAGCGCTGGCCTGGATCCGGCCATCATGGGCATGGGCCCGGTGCCCGCGGCCCGCAAGGCGTTGGAGCGTGCCGGCTGGAAAGCGCAAGACCTTGACCTGCTCGAAATCAATGAAGCCTTCGCCGCCCAAGCCTGTGCCGTGCATCAGGAAATGGGTTGGGACATGAGCAAGGTCAACGTCAATGGCGGCGCCATTGCGCTGGGCCACCCCATCGGCGCCTCTGGCGCGCGCATTCTGGTCACCTTGCTGCACGAGATGCAGCGCCGCAATGCCAAGAAAGGCATTGCCTCGCTGTGCATCGGCGGCGGCATGGGCGTGGCCTTGACGGTGGAACGCTAACAAGCCCTCGGTTTACCCGCATAGGGCCAACCCGCTTGACCCTCCCGGGGTCTTGCGTGAGGCTTGTTTTCACCCGCACTTTCCTGCGTCTTTATCGAATATCAATAGGTCGCTGCCGGCGCTCTAGACGCGGCGCAGCCAGTGGCCACACCGAATAGCCAGCCGTGGAGGCAAGGAGTTTTTATGAGCCAGAAGATTGCATATGTGACCGGCGGAATGGGCGGCATCGGGACTGCGATGTGCCAGCGCCTGCACAAAGAAGGTTTCAAGGTCATCGCCGGCTGCGGCCCCAGCCGTGACTTCGACAAGTGGCTGAATGAGCAGTCCGCCCTGGGCTACACCTTTTACGCCTCGGTCGGTAATGTCTCGGATTGGGATTCCACCGTGGCGGCCTTCGCCAAGGTGCGCGCCGAACATGGCCCCATCGATGTGCTGGTGAACAACGCCGGCATCACCCGTGACGGCATGTTCCGCAAGATGAGCCGCGGCGATTGGGATGCGGTGATCGATACCAATCTGAACTCCATGTTCAACGTCACCAAGCAGGTGATCGAAGACATGCTGGAGCGGGGCTGGGGCCGCATCATCAATATCTCCTCGGTCAACGGTGAGAAAGGCCAGTTCGGCCAGACCAACTACTCGGCTGCCAAGGCCGGTATGCATGGCTTCACCATGGCCCTGGCGCAAGAAGTGGCGTCCAAGGGCGTGACGGTCAATACCGTCAGCCCCGGCTATATCGGCACCGATATGGTCAAGGCCATTCGCCCCGAGGTCTTGGAGAAAATTGTCGCCACCATCCCAATCAAGCGCTTGGGCACGCCCGAAGAAATCGCTGCCATCGTGGCTTGGCTGGCGGGTGAAGACTCCGGTTTCACCACCGGCGCCGACTTCAGCTGCAACGGCGGCCTGCACATGGGCTGAGTTGCTGGGGCCGCATTGGCCCTTGCCCCTGCTTCGATGCAATTCAAAGAGTGCCCATTGGGCACTCTTTTTTTTTGCCGCCAATTTGATGCGCTTGATGCGCGAAATGCTTTGCCCGGGGCTGGTCAGCCAGCAAGCCGAACGGCGCCGCTGGCGCTTGAGGTGACGCTTTGTTCACATAAACCGCAATTGAGGGAGGCCAAGCCCACCGCAAGCCAGTGCGCGCCGATATGATCAAAGTGAAACTGTCAATTTTCACACTCATGAATCTACTGGCCACCAGCGAGGAACTCGCCGTGCTGCAGCAGCGGGCCTCATTGGCTGGCGAGGTGGGTGTGACTGCGAGCGTGAGCCTGGCCTGGCATCTGCGCCAGCGCGATGGTGAGGCCGCCCTGGCCCAAGCCGACATGGCTGAGCTTGCCCTGCTGGCAGACGAGACCTTACCGGCCGTGCTGCGCCAGTGCTTGGGCGCACGCCTGCTGCTCCTGCGTGCGGAACTTCGTTGGCTGGCGGCCGATCTGCAGGGCGCGAGTCTGGCGCTGCGCGAAGCCGATGCGCGTTTTCTTGCTGTGGGCGATGACATCGGCCGCGGCGATTGCAGCTGGCTGGATGCCGCGGTCTTGGACGATCTAGGCCAAGGCCAGGCGGCCATGAGCGCGCTGGATGAAGCCCAGGCCGCCTACCAAGCGGGCGGCGACGGCCTGCGCGTGGGCCAGGTGCAAGCGCGGCAGATTCGCGCACTGGCTTTCAGTGATTTGGCCGCTGCGGCCGAGGCCTTGCGCCGGCAATTCCCGGCCGCTAGCGAGCAGGCGCTGCCGCCCGAGTTGGGCTTGTTCGTGGCGGTGGCCCGCGGCCTCGTTGAGGCGATGACCAACGATCTGGGCAGTGCCATCCAACATTTCATGCAGGCGCACACCTTGGCGCAGGGCTTCGGTCAGGCGCGCCTCGCCTCCATCATGGCCAATAACGTGGCTGATACCTTTGTCCGGCTGGGTGATTTTGAGCATGGGCTGGAGTGGCATGAGCGGGCCTTGCAACTGGCCCGTCGCCACGCCTGGCCGGCGAGCCTGGGCACCGCTTTGAGCAAGCTGGGTGATGTCTTGCGCTTGCTCGGGCGTTTTGATGAGGCGCGTAGCTTCTTGCTGGAAAGTGAAGCTCAGCTGGCTTGCTTGAGTGGCTCCCGGCCCTTCAGCACCGTGCTCAATGTCCTGGGCTTGCTGGCGCTGGACTGTGGCGAGCCGGCCGAGGCGCTGCCGCGCTTTCAGGCCTTGGAAGTTCATGCACAGGCCAGCATGGCCGCGGACATGCTGGAATTCGCATGGCGGGGGCAAGCCGCCAGCTATCTGGGCCTGGGGCTGATCGAGGAGGCGCAAGCCTGTGCCAACAAAGCCCTGCAGCAAGCGTGCGCGCAAGGGGATAGCGTTGGGCAGATCAGGGCTTTGTCTTTGTTGGCGCAGGCCTCGGATGGGCCGGCTGCGTTGGCGTTTTTGCAGCAGGCCCAGCGCTTAGGCCAGGGCATTCAGGGTTATGCCACGCCGGCCGACTTGCATCGCCAGCTGGCCAAGGCCCATGCGGCCTGCGGTGACTATGAGGCCGCCTACGCCAGCGCCCTGGCGGCGCAAGAGGCGCACACCAAGACCCATACCGCGGCGCTGGAGCGACGCAGCCTGGCCTTGCAGATCCAGCATCAGCTTGACAGCGCGCGGGCCGAGGCGGCTCATCATCGCCAAGCGGCGGCGGCGCTGCAGGCCTCGATCGGTGTGCTGGAAAGCCTGGGCGCCATCGGGCGTGAGATCACCGCCAGCCTGGACACGCAGGCGGTGCTGGCTGCCCTGCGCCAGCATGTCAACGAATTGCTTGATGCGGCCTGCTTCGTGATCTATCTGATGGACGAGCCCAGTGCTGAGTTGGCGATGGCTGTTGGCGTTGAGAATGGGCAGGCGCTGGAGCCCGACCGACTGGCCTTGAACGACCCCGAGCGCGTCGTTGCCCGCTGTGCGCGCGAGCGCGCCGAGATCGTGTTGAATCTGGCGCCCGATGGTCTCGATGAGGTGCCGGAAGTCTGGCCCGGCACTTTGGAGACCTGGAGCTTGCTCTACGGCCCCTTGCTCGCGGGTGAGCGCCTGATCGGAGTGATGACGATTCAGTCGCCGCAGCGCGATGCCTACGGTGAACGAGAGCTGGCCATCTTCCGCGCGCTTTGCGCCTACGGCGCCATCGCGCTGGACAATGCCGCCGCTTACGCCCAGGCCGCCAGCGCCCAGCGGCGCGCCGACCTGGCGCTGAATCGCTTGAAGCAAACGCAGGACGAGCTGATTCACCATGAGAAGCTGGCTTCGCTGGGCGCCCTGGTGGCCGGCATTGCGCATGAGCTCAACACGCCCATCGGCAATAGCTTGCTGGTGGCCAGCACCTTGCGTGACAGCAGCCTGCATCTGCTGCGCCAGCTCGAAGCGGGTGCCTTGCGGCGCTCGGAGTTGACGCAGTACGCCCATTCCCTGGGTGACTCTGCCGGCTTGCTCTCCCGCAATATCGAAAAGGCTGCGGAGCTGGTGAGCAGCTTCAAGCAATTGGCCGTGGACCAAACCTCGGACCAGCGCCGCCAATTCGATCTCGCCAAGGTATGCGCCGAAGTGGCGCTGACCCTGCGTCAGCGGGTCAATTTGGCCGGCCACCGCATGGAGATCGACGTGCCCGCCGGCTTGCAGATGGACAGCTATCCCGGCCCGCTGGGTCAGGTGATTAGCAATCTGATCATCAACAGCCTGGTGCACGGCCTGCGGGAGCGCCTTGACGGGGTGATTCGCCTCAGCGCCGTGCCGGCCGAAACCGATGCCGGCCTCGCCCTGGTGTGCCTGCGCTTTTCGGACGACGGGGTGGGCATCCCGGCCCAGCATCTGGAGCGGGTCTTTGACCCCTTTTTCACCACGCGCCTGGGGCAGGGCGGCAGTGGCCTGGGCCTGCATATTTGCTACAACATCGTGCGCTCGATGCTGGGCGGCAATATCGCGGTGAGCAGCCCGCCGGGTGGCGGCGCGGCGTTTGAAATCGTCATGCCCTGCGTGGCACCGCAGCGGCTCAGCGTTTGAGTTCGAGCAAGCGCGAGATCTGCCGCGCCGCGTCCAGCAGCTTGGGCAAGCAGGTGTCGAGCAGCGCCTCCGGCGGGCGCCGGTTCACCTGGGCGCCGATATTGAGCGCCGCCAGCACCTGGCCGTTGCGATCAACGATGGGCGCGGCCAGCGAGACCAGGCCTTCCTCCAGCTCCTGATTCAGCAAGCACCAACCCTGTTCGCGCACCTGATGGATGCGCAGGCGCAAATCGGCCTCGTTGGTGACCGTGCGCACGGTGTGGCGGGCCAGGGGCTGCTGGCGCAGGCGTTCCAGGTATTGCTCCAGCGCGGCGGGCTCCAGCCCTGCCAGCAAGACCCGGCCCATCGAGGTGCACCAGGCCGGCAAGCGGCTGCCCAGGCCCAGGTTGATGCTCATGATTTTGCGTGCCGGCACACGCAGCACGTAGACGATGTCATTGCCTTCCAGCACCGCGGCGGAAACGCTTTCGCCCAGCTCGCTGGCCAGGCTTTGCATCACCGGTTCGGCGAAATGCCAGAGCGGCTGGGTCGACAAATAGGCGAAGCCGAGGTCGAGGATCTTGGGCGTGAGCGCGAACAGCCGGCCATCGCAACTCACGTAGCCAAGCGTTTCCAGCGTTAGCAAAATGCGCCGGGCGCCGGCCCGGGTCAGCTCGCAACGCTTGGCCACCTCGGTGAGCGTTTGGCGCGGTGCCTCGGCATTGAAAGCGCGAATCACGGAGAGGCCGCGCGCGAAGGACTGCACATAGCTGTCGCCCGGTTTGAGCGAGGCGGCTGGCGCGGGGCTGGGAGATGGGCCGGGAGAGGGTGCTGGTGTGAGCGCGGGTACGGGCGCTGGCGCTGGCACGGGCGAATGTCCTGTCATGGACCCAGTATAGGTAGCCCTCGTTAAGATGGCGCCGCGCTTTTCAGAACAGGAGTTAGAAGCATGGCCATGGATGTCGTTGATTTTGAAATCAAGGGTGCCGAGATGCAGTTCGTCGAGGTCGAGCTCGACCCCGGCGAGGCCGCCATCGGCGAGGCCGGCAGCATGATGTATATGGACTCGGCGATCAGCATGGACACCGTGTTTGGTGACGGTGCGGCGGCCCAGGGCGGCTTCTTCGGCAAGCTGCTGAGCGCGGGCAAACGCCTGGTGACGGGCGAATCGCTGTTCACCACCATCTACACCAATCAGGGCCACGGCAAGGCCAAGGTGGCCTTCGCTGCACCTTACCCCGGCAAGATTTTGCCAATGGACCTGCGCCAACTCGGCGGCACGCTGATCTGCCAGAAAGACGCCTTCTTGTGCGCCGCACGTGGCGTGTCGCTGGGCATTGCCTTGCAGCAAAAGCTGGGGGTGGGCTTCTTCGGCGGCGAGGGCTTCATCATGCAAAAGCTCGACGGCGACGGACTGGCCTTTGTGCACGCCGGCGGCACCGTGGTGCGGCGCAGCCTGCAGCCGGGTGAAACCGTGCTGGTGGACACCGGCTGCGTGGTGGCCTACACGCCCAATGTCAATTTCGAGATCCAGTACGTGGGCAAGATCAAGACGGCGCTGTTCGGTGGCGAGGGCTTGTTCCTGGCCAAGATGACCGGCCCCGGCGAGATCTGGCTGCAAAGCCTGCCCTTCTCGCGCCTGGCGTCGCGTATTTTTGCTGCCGCACCGCAGCGCGGCGGCAGCCGTGAGGAAGGTTCGTTGCTCGGCGGCGTGGCCGCCGGCGGCCTGCTCGGCGGTTTGCTGGGCGGCGACGAAGACTGAGCCGCAGGGCGCACCGGCCCTTGACCCTCGGCAAGGTGTGTCGCCGACGGGGCAACTACACTGGCGGGCCTTGCTACACGGGTAGCAGCGCCCATTTTTGCCAGAGGTTGATCGATGTCTTTTTTGTTCCGGCCGCGTGTTCTTGCCAGCTTGGCCCTGAGTTTCCTGACCGCGACCAGCGCCCTGGCTGCCCCGCCGGCGGGGCCCGTCAGCAAACCCATCTTTGTGCTGAATTCGCTGGACGCCGACATCAGCGTGATTGACCCGGTCAGCTTCACCCAGATCAAACGCATTCCCACCGGCAAAGAGCCGCATCACCTCTACCTCACGCCGGATGAAAAATCCCTGGTGGTGGCCAATGCCCTGGGTGATTCGCTGACCTTCATCGACCCGGCCACGGCCGAGGTGCAGCGCGTGGTCAACGGCATTGCCGACCCCTACCACCTGCGCTTCTCGCCGGACATGAAGTGGTTTGTCACCGCCGCCAACCGCCTGGACCATGTCAATCTGTACCGCTGGGTGCCTGCCGACACGGCCAAGCCCTTCCAACTGGTCAAGCGCATTCCCGCGCCCAAGACGCCCAGCCATTTGTTCATCGACAGCAAGAGCACCGTGCTCTACGTCAGCCTGCAAGACAGCGATGAGTTGCTGGCGGTTGACCTGGCCACCCAGGCGCCGCGCTGGAAGACCAAGGTCGGCCCCATGCCGGCGGACATCTTCCTGAGCCCTGACGACAAACACATCCTGGTAGCGCTGACCGGCGCCAAGGAAGTGGAGGTCTACGACGTCAGCGGCAGCGCGCCCAAATTGGTCAAGCGCATCTCCACCGGCAATGGCGCCCACTCCTTCCGCGCTTGGGGTGACAAGCGTCATGTGCTGGTCAGCAACCGCGCCGGCAACACCATCAGCAAGATCGATCTGCAGAGCTTTGCGGTGGTCGATCAGTTCCCCGGCCCGAATGGCCCGGACGATATGGAAGTGCTGGGCGACGGCAAGACTCTGCTGGTGACCTCGCGCTGGGCCGGCAAGCTGACCAAGATCGACACCGTCAGCAAGAAGGTGATCCAGCAGGTCAAGGTCGGCAAATCGCCGCATGGCGTGTGGACGCTGGATCACATGCCGCGCCAGTGATGCTTGCTTCCCTGTGTGAGTCTTTGTCAGGGCGCTTCGCCAGGCCCACAGCCCTTGCCATGGCTCTGACGCTGGTCGGCACGACCTTGCAGGCCGCCCCGTCCTGCGACAAGCCGGTCTACCTGACCTTTGATACCGGCCATATGGGCGTGGCCCCGCTGATCGCGGACACGCTCAAACGCTTCGATGCCAAGGCCACCTTTTTCCTTGCCAATGAGCCCACCCAAACCGGCGGCCAGACCCTGGACGCGCAGTGGGCGCCGTGGTGGAAGAACCTGGCCACACAAGGCCATGACTTTGGCCCCCACACCTGGGATCACGACACCTGGCTAGAAGACTTGCCCGACGGCCGCTTCAAGATGCGCCGCGCCGCCGGGGTGCAAAAGCCGCAGATCGTTGAGCTCACTGCGCAGCAGTATTGCGAAAGCCTGGACAAGGTGGCCCAGCGCTTCACCGAGATGACCGGCAAGAAAATGGGCCCGCTGTTCCGCGCCCCCGCCGGCAAGAGTTCGCCCGCGCTGCTGGCCGCCACCAAGGCCTGCGGCTACACCCATGTGGGCTGGAGCGCGGCGGGCTTTCTGGGCGATGAGTTGTCCAGCCAAAGCCACCCCAATGCCCAGTTGCTGGAGCGCGCCCTGCGTGACATCAAGCCTGGCGATATCTTGATGGCGCATCTGGGCATCTGGTCGCGCCAAGACCCCTGGGCGCCTGCCGTGCTTGAGCCTTTGATGCAAGGGCTCAAGGACAAGGGCATGTGCTTCGCGCCCCTGCGTGAACACCCGCGTTACGCGCCCTTGTTTGCCAGCCTGGAAGCCAAGCGTAGCGAGGGCAAGGCCGTCGCCAGCAAACCCTGACGATGATGGAATTCTTGACTGATCTTTTTGCCCAGGGCCAGCTCTGGCTGTTTGAAACCGTGGTGCAGCCGCTGGTGTTCAATCTGGGCGGCGGCAATCTGCTGGAAGACGCTTTTGCTGCGACCGGCTGGTTGCTGGTGGGCTTGCTGCAAATTGCGGTGATGCTGACCGCCATTCGCGGCCTGGAGCGCTGGCGCCCGGTGGAGGCGCAGACCGACCGCGCCGCCAAGCGGGTGGATGTGATCTACACCTTGATTCATCGCTTGGGCCTGTTCCGTTTGGCGATGTTCTTCAGCATCGATCCGATGTGGGACTATCTGGCTGGCCAGATGCGCATGGTGGGTGTGCCGAGCTTCCAGCTCGACGCGCTGTGGCCCGGCGTCACCGACCAACCCTTGCTGAGTTTTTGCCTCTATCTGCTGGTGTTTGACTGCGTCAATTACTGGCTGCACCGTGCCCAACATCAGTGGAATTGGTGGTGGGCGCTGCACAGCCTGCACCACAGCCAGCGCGAGATGAGCATGTGGACCGATAACCGCAACCATCTTCTGGACGATGTGATCCGCGATGCCGCTTTTGTGCTGCTGGCCCGCCTGATTGGGGTGGAGCCGGGTCAGTTCATCGCCTTGGTGGCCTTCTCGCAGTTGATGGAAAACCTGCAGCACGCCAATGTGCGCTTGTGGTTCGGGCCGGTGCTGGAGCGTGTGGTGGTCAGCCCGCGTTTTCATCGCCGCCATCACTCCATCGGCATCGGCCATGAGTCGGGCGGCCGCGGCACGCTGGGCGGGCACAATTTCAGCGTGCTGTTCGCGTTTTGGGATGTGATCTTCCGCACTGGCGACTTCAAACTGCAATGGGATGCCACCGGCGTGCGCGACCAATTGCCGGAAGAGGGCGGGCGGGACTACGGGCGCGGATTCTGGGCCCAGCAATGGTTGGGTTTGCGGCGCCTGTTTGGCGCCAGTTGAACGGCTGAATGAGAGAAGTCAAGCAATGGTCAAGTCCATGAGTCAGCTTGCCGACGCCTTCTGGCGTGCGGCGGCCTATTGCCTGCATCCGCGGGTGATCGCCATGTCGTTTTTGCCGCTGCTGCTGTCGGCTACGCTGGCCCTCGGCTTGGGCTATTTTTTCTGGGCAGACGCGGTGACCGGCATGCGCAGCACGCTGGAGTCCTGGCAGCTGATCAACTCCTTGCTGGGTTGGCTCGACAGTGTCGGCGCCAGCGGTCTGCGCAGCGCGTTGGCGCCCTTGCTGGTCTTGGCTTTTGCCTTGCCGGTGATTGTGGTGCTGAGCCTGCTGCTGGTGGCGTTGATGATGACGCCCACCTTGATCAAGCTGGTGGCCGAGCGGCGTTTCCCCATGCTGGAGAAAAAACAGGGCGGCACCTTCTGGAAGTCGCTGGCTTGGTCGCTGGTGCATTCGGTGCTGGCGCTGTTCGCCTTGCTGGTGAGTCTGCCCTTCTGGCTGATTCCGCCCTTGGCCCTGATCGTGCCGCCGTTGATCTTCGGCTGGCTCAGCTACAAGGTGTTTGCTTTTGATGCCCTGGCCGAGCATGCCTCGGCGCAGGAATGCCGGCAGCTGATGCGCGCCCACAAGGTGCCGATGATGACCCTGGGCTTGGTGACCGGTTTCTTGGGCGCAGCACCCGCCGCCATCTGGGCTTTTGGCGTGATGGCGGTGGCGCTGGCGCCGCTGCTGGTGCTGGTGTCGATCTGGCTCTACACCCTGGTGTTTGCCTTCTCCACCCTGTGGTTCATCCACTATGCGCTCAATGCCTTGCAGGAGCTGCGCATGTCACGGGGGCAGGGCGTACAGGGTGGGCAGGGCGGGCCGGTGATTGAGGCGGAGCAGCTGTCCGTGATTCAAGCGCAGGAGCAAACCCCATGAAAGTTGGCCTGATCATCATTGGCGACGAGATCTTGTCGGGCAAGCGCCAAGACAAGCATATGAGCACTTTCATCCAACTGTTGGCCGCTCGCGGCATGCAGCTGGATTGGGCCAAATACCTGGCCGACGACCCGGCGCAGATCACCGAGCATTTGCGCCAAGCCTTTGCCAGCGGCGATCTCGTCATCAGCTGCGGCGGTATCGGCGCCACGCCGGACGATCACACCCGCCAATCGGCCGCCGCTGCCCTGGGGGCCGAGCTGGTCTTACATCCCGAGGCCAAGGAACTGATCTGGCAGCGCATCACGCAAATGGCGCAAGAGCAGGGTCAGGCAAGCCCTGACCCTGAAGCGGGCGACACGCTGCGCCGCCTGCAGATGGGCGTGTTCCCAGCCGGTGCCGAAATCATCCCCAACCCCTTCAACAAGATTCCCGGCTTCTCGGTCGGCACGGTCTACTTCGTGCCCGGCTTCCCGGTGATGGCGCATCCGATGATGGCCTGGGTGCTGGATGAGCGGCATGCCGATCTGCACCGCACGGTGGGGCTGCAAGAGCGCTCGCTGATCGTGCAGGGCGCCATGGAAGCTTCGCTAACGCCGCTGATGGAAGCGGTGGAAGCGCAGTTCGCTGGCATCAAGGTTTTCAGCCTGCCCAGCGTCGATCATCCGCAATGGGGCCGCCATATCGAGCTGGGCGTGAAGGGTGCGCCCGAGCAGATGGAGGCCGCCTACGCCGCACTGAAAACAGGCGTGCTCGATTTTGGTGCCATCATCAGCACTGAAATGGTGCGATGAGCCAAATCGATTGGCACCAAAACAGGGCTGCCGTGGGAGTTTGTTTTTGCCAAAGCGCTAGCAAGCCCCGGCAATCCCCGCATAATTCCGCTGGGCGCCCGGTCGCAAGGCCATGCACCGTGCTGGCACGCAAACTGCTTAATACACAGCACGGCGCATGTTGACCGACGTGCCTGTCGAACAATTTCTTTGAGTCCCACCCAAGATTTACCCGCTAGGAGCTATTGATGGCCAAGACCGTCGCCGACGTGATGAAGATGGTGAAGGAAAACGAAGTCAAGTTTGTTGACTTCCGCTTCACCGATACCCGTGGCAAGGAGCAGCATGTGTCTGTGCCCGTGTCGCATTTCGACGAAGACAAATTCGTCTCTGGCCACGCGTTTGACGGCTCATCGATTGCCGGTTGGAAGGGCATTGAAGCCTCCGACATGCTGTTGATGCCCGATCCCAACACGGCCAATATCGACCCCTTCTTCGAAGAGCCGACGCTGATCATGAGCTGCGACGTGGTCGAGCCCAGCGATGGCAAGGCTTACGAGCGTGACCCACGT is a window of Paucibacter sp. KCTC 42545 DNA encoding:
- the phaC gene encoding class I poly(R)-hydroxyalkanoic acid synthase gives rise to the protein MARKSKASAAAAEAVQDRSEGAAPGAASGAASGSTGGAKPASDGVGALGEMWNSMLSLQISPAALSELQGNYIKQATELWNNALHLSSLGNLTAAVPAAPPKPLGDRRFADESWNANPAASFMAQLYLLNAKTLQQMADQVQGEEKTRQRIRFAVQQFVDAASPSNFLALNPEAQKLALQTQGESIAKGMQQLWADVQRGHVSQTDESAFEVGRNVASTPGDIVFENDFFQLIEYKPLTPTVFERPFLLVPPCINKFYILDLQPENSLIRYAVSQGHRVFVVSWRNPDASCAAWTWDDYIEHAAIKAIEVTREISGADQIDSLGFCVGGTILATALAVLAARGQQPASSVTLLTSLIDFSANGILDIFVDEGLVQMREKSIGPNAPKGPGLLKGQELATTFSFLRPNDLVWNYVVGNYLKGEAPPAFDLLYWNGDATNMAGPMYCWYLRHTYLQNELKVPGALTVCGEKIDLGLIEAPVYLYGSREDHIVPWDAAYRSTQVFKGDKRFVLGASGHIAGVINPPAKNKRNYWVGKSAALPGTAEQWFATAVEKPGSWWTDWSAWLATHAGKQIPAPKAAGNRKYKSIEAAPGRYVKQKA
- a CDS encoding ATP-binding protein, encoding MNLLATSEELAVLQQRASLAGEVGVTASVSLAWHLRQRDGEAALAQADMAELALLADETLPAVLRQCLGARLLLLRAELRWLAADLQGASLALREADARFLAVGDDIGRGDCSWLDAAVLDDLGQGQAAMSALDEAQAAYQAGGDGLRVGQVQARQIRALAFSDLAAAAEALRRQFPAASEQALPPELGLFVAVARGLVEAMTNDLGSAIQHFMQAHTLAQGFGQARLASIMANNVADTFVRLGDFEHGLEWHERALQLARRHAWPASLGTALSKLGDVLRLLGRFDEARSFLLESEAQLACLSGSRPFSTVLNVLGLLALDCGEPAEALPRFQALEVHAQASMAADMLEFAWRGQAASYLGLGLIEEAQACANKALQQACAQGDSVGQIRALSLLAQASDGPAALAFLQQAQRLGQGIQGYATPADLHRQLAKAHAACGDYEAAYASALAAQEAHTKTHTAALERRSLALQIQHQLDSARAEAAHHRQAAAALQASIGVLESLGAIGREITASLDTQAVLAALRQHVNELLDAACFVIYLMDEPSAELAMAVGVENGQALEPDRLALNDPERVVARCARERAEIVLNLAPDGLDEVPEVWPGTLETWSLLYGPLLAGERLIGVMTIQSPQRDAYGERELAIFRALCAYGAIALDNAAAYAQAASAQRRADLALNRLKQTQDELIHHEKLASLGALVAGIAHELNTPIGNSLLVASTLRDSSLHLLRQLEAGALRRSELTQYAHSLGDSAGLLSRNIEKAAELVSSFKQLAVDQTSDQRRQFDLAKVCAEVALTLRQRVNLAGHRMEIDVPAGLQMDSYPGPLGQVISNLIINSLVHGLRERLDGVIRLSAVPAETDAGLALVCLRFSDDGVGIPAQHLERVFDPFFTTRLGQGGSGLGLHICYNIVRSMLGGNIAVSSPPGGGAAFEIVMPCVAPQRLSV
- the phbB gene encoding acetoacetyl-CoA reductase, producing MSQKIAYVTGGMGGIGTAMCQRLHKEGFKVIAGCGPSRDFDKWLNEQSALGYTFYASVGNVSDWDSTVAAFAKVRAEHGPIDVLVNNAGITRDGMFRKMSRGDWDAVIDTNLNSMFNVTKQVIEDMLERGWGRIINISSVNGEKGQFGQTNYSAAKAGMHGFTMALAQEVASKGVTVNTVSPGYIGTDMVKAIRPEVLEKIVATIPIKRLGTPEEIAAIVAWLAGEDSGFTTGADFSCNGGLHMG
- a CDS encoding acetyl-CoA C-acetyltransferase, with the protein product MTTDIVIVAAARTAIGKFGGTLAKTSAVELGATVVKDLLRRSGLDGAQINEVILGQVLTAGAGQNPARQTVIKAGLPQSVPGFTINKVCGSGLKAVMLAAQAIRDGDSEIVIAGGQESMSLSPHVLPGSRDGQRMGDWKLVDTMITDGLWDVYNQYHMGITAENVAKQYSISRDAQDALALGSQQKAAAAQDAGRFKDEIAAVSIAQKKGDPIIFDTDEFINRKTNAEVLAGLRPAFDKAGSVTAGNASGLNDGAAGLLIMTAAKAAQLGLTPLARIASYASAGLDPAIMGMGPVPAARKALERAGWKAQDLDLLEINEAFAAQACAVHQEMGWDMSKVNVNGGAIALGHPIGASGARILVTLLHEMQRRNAKKGIASLCIGGGMGVALTVER